Below is a genomic region from Acidobacteriota bacterium.
TCCCCGAATGGAGATCTGATCCCAATTCCTGGTCAGCAGCGGGTCCGGCACGCCGCACTCGGCGAATCCTCTTGCACGCAGTACGCAGCTGTCACAGTGGCCACACGGCCGCCCGCCGGGTCCAGGGTCGTAGCAGCTATGTGTGAGCCCGTAGTTCACGCCGAGCGCCAGGCCCCGCCTGATGATGTCGCCTTTCGACATCGAGAGTAGCGGGGTGTGTACCGTGAACCGCGCTCCCCCGACACCCGCCCTGGTCGCCAGGTTGGCCATCCGCTCGAACGCCTCGATGAACTCCGGACGGCAATCCGGATACCCGGAGTAATCGAGCGCATTGACGCCGATGAAGATGTCGGAGGCGCCGATCGATTCGGCCCATGCGAGCGCGAGCGAGAGAAACACCGTGTTCCGGGCCGGCACGTACGTTGACGGAATGCCGATGTCGCCGAGGTCACGATCCTTGGGCACGGGGCCCTCGCCGATCAGCGCGGACCCGCCGAATGCCGCCAGGTCGAGCGCCAGGTCGATATGGCGAACCACACCAACCGCCAGCGCAACTCTTCTGGCCGCTTCGATCTCGACGCCATGCTTCTGGCCGTAGAGCACCGTCAGCGCGTACAACTCAAATCCATCGGCGCTGGCGATGGCCGCCGCCGTGGAGGAATCGAGCCCGCCGCTCAGCAGAATGACCGCTTTCCTTCTATCCAACCCCAGCCCCCCAAGGGCGCCGTAGCCCTTCAGTCATGTCTCGGCGAAGGCGGCCCGGCACGCCGAAGCCCGCAGCCGTGTACGGGCGAAGGCGGCTACACTCCCCTCGTGCCCGGCTCCCAGATGTACTTGTGAACCTGGAGGTGCAGCCGCCCCACCAGACGATCTTCGAGCATCCACTCCGCGAGACGCTTCGGGGCGAGGGCGCCATGCACGGGCGACAACAGCACGGCCGCGCACCGGTGGTCGAGTTGATACTGCCCAATCACGGTGCGGGCGAACTCGTAGTCCTGCCGATCCTGGATCACGAACTTCACTTCGTCGCTCGGCGAGAGCCGATCGAGGTTCGGCCAGTGATTTCGTCCGGACTCGCCGCTGGCCGGGCACTTGACGTCGAGGATCTTGATGACGCCGACCGGCACGCGCTCGGCGCTCAAAGAGCCGCCGGTCTCGAGCAGCACCGTTTTGCCGCTCTTCACCAGCGCGGCCATCAGCGGGTAGACCTCTTCCTGCAGCAGCGGTTCACCGCCGGTCAACTCGACGAGCGGACACCCGTACGACTCGACGGCAGCCAGGACGGCGTCGATCGACATCTGGAGCCCTTCCGTGAACGCATAGGCCGTGTCGCACCAGGCGCAGCGCAGGTCGCACGCCGTCAGGCGCACGAACACGCACGGCCTGCCTGCCCAGGAGGACTCGCCTTGAATGGAATAGAAGATTTCGTTGATCGTCAGCATGCGTGGGGTCGGCTCGCTCCCGAGATCAATATTGTACTCCTCATGCGCCGAACCCCCGCAAGTCTCCGCTCCGCGGTCCTGGCGGCCCAGGCTAGAATGATCCGCGGATACCGACGTGGGCGACATACGAATCGGCACATCTGGCTGGAACTACCCGACGGGTCCTGGAACCTGGAACGGGATCTTCTATCCGGCGAAGCAGCGCGGGCGCGCCTTCGATGATCTGGCCTACTATGCCGAGCACTTCGAAACAGTTGAAGTGAACTCGAGCTTCTACCGGTTGCCCGATCCGGCGATCACGCGCCAGTGGGGGGCGCGGACGCCCGCGGGGTTCGATTTCTCCCTCAAGCTCTATCAGAAGTTCACGCACCCGGCGATGTACCAAAGGGCCACGTCGCCCGATCTGCCCGGCGACGGCCAGGCGACGGCGATTCCGGCTGTGACCCGGGTGGACGTGGAGGCGTTTCTCAAGGCGATCGATCCGCTGGCCAACGCCGGCAAACTGGGCTCGTTGCTCGCCCAGTTTCCTCCGAGCTTCCGCGACACGGATGATGCGCGCGAGTATCTCGTCTGGCTGATGGAGTCGTTCCAGCACTACCCCTTGGCCATCGAGCTTCGCCATCGCAGCTGGAGTGATCACGAGCCTCGCATCATCAGCCTGCTCAACGAGCATGGCGCGGCGTGGGTCCAGATCGACGAGCCGAAGTTCCGATTCTCCATCCGGCAGAAACATCTGCCGAATCTTCGCCGGCTCTATTACATGCGTCTGCACGGACGAAACGCCGAACAGTGGTGGACGCACGATCACCCGGACGACCGCTACAACTACCTGTATTCGGCTGGCGAGCTCGACGGCTTCGCCGACACCGTGGCAGCCGTCAGCCGCCTGGTGCAGAAGATCTACGTGTACCTGAATAATCACTTTGCCGGGAAGGCCGTCGCCAATGCGGCGATGCTCCGCCACAGGCTGGGACAGCCGGTCACCGGTGAGTACTCTCGGGACATGCTGACGCGCTATCCCTTCCTGGACGCGGTGGTGCCGCACAAGGGCACAGGCGGGTTGTTCGATGAGGCGGGGCCGGGCGAGGTGATGGCGGAGGGAGAAACCGCAGAGGACGCAGAGTCGCGAGAAGGCTGATGTGGCCGATGGTGGCTGGCCGGAGCGCCTATGTTTGTGAGGCGTCCCCTATTGACCTTCCGCAGGCTCTGCGCACTCTGCGAAAAAAAGTGTCTGGATCTATTTTACATACATTCGCTTGATTGTATCGCCGACTTCGATCTTATCGACGACCTCCATCCCGGAGGTCACCTGACCGAAAATCGCATACTTTCCGTCAGGAATCTTCTTCTTTCCGATTGCAATGTAGAACTGGCTGTCGGCCTTGGCCGCGTCGCCAGAATGGGCCATACCGACTGTGCCCCGCCTGTGCTTCAATTTCTTGCTGATCTCCGCGACGCCAATCGGCTGACGGTTACCTGTCCGGCCCCAGGTGCTTCTGTTCTTGAGGTCCTTCGAGTCGGGATCACCAACCTGGATGACCAGGCCCGGATCGGCCCGGTGAAAATGCTGACGGTTATAGAAGTTGGCCTTCACCAGTTTGAGGAAGTTTTCTACGGTCTTCGGAGCTTCGGAGGGATAGGTCTCGATGGTAATCGTCCCTTTGCTGGTTTCGATGACCACTACCGGCCCACCAGCCGGTGCCTGGGCGGCGCCGACGCCTGTCATCACAATCCACATGCCCACGGCCACCATCAGCACACACGCGCCAGACAATCTGCGCATCGTCTTACTCCTGGTTAGTTCACTCAATCCATGCCGCCGTATCGCCCAAGGCGGAACTGGCTGGATGATACACCATCAGGGGAACCACGATGTAGGATCTCCACGATGAAAGACGAACTCCAGCTTCTGCCAGGCGTCGGTCCAAGTATTGCGGGCGATCTTCGTGCGCTCGGCGTGCGATCCGTGCGCGATCTGGGCCGCCGCGACCCTGAGCGCCTGTACCGGTCGCTCTGTGAGCACACCGGCGAGCGCCAGGACCCGTGCGTGCTCTACACGTTTCGCTGCGCCGTCTATGCGGCCCGGACAAAGGGGCCTGATCCAGCGCTGCTCAAGTGGTGGGCCTGGAAGGACAAGAGGCTCAGCGGCGCACGCCGCGCGACTTCCCAATCGTCGTCACGCCCACCCGCGGGCAGTGGTCGCTGATCGCGCACTCGAGGCAGCGCGGATGGGTCGGCCGGCACACGTTCTGTCCCCACGTCACCAGATAGAGGTTGATGTAGGGCCACCATCGAGCCGGCAGGCGATCGTACAAGGCCTGCTCAGTCTGTTCGGGCGTCATCGTCCGCACCCACCCGAGCCGGTTCGAGATGCGATGGACGTGCGTGTCGACGCAGATGTTGCGTAGACTCTTGAATCCCAGGATGAGGACCAGATTCGCGGTCTTGCGTCCGACACCTCGCAGGACGAGCAGTTCATCCATCGTTCCAGGCACGGCGCCATTGAAGCGCTCCAGCAGAATGCGGCAGGTCTCGCTCACGTGCCGGGCCTTGGTCCGATAGAAGCTGACCGGGTAGATGAGTTTCGCGATCTCGGGCACGCTCAGCGCCGCCATTCGACGAGGCGTCGGGGCCTTCCTGAACAGGCGCGCCGAGGCCGCCGCCGTGGTTGCATCCTGCGTGCGCGCCGAGAGCAACGTCGCAATCAGTACCTGAAAGGCATCATCCTGCTGTTCTTCTGCGATCTTCTCGACGATCGGCAGTTCGAGGCCGGTGATCGCCCTGGCGAGTCCGCGCATGATCCACTCGATGTCGCGGAAATGTGGTTTCGGCATCGGCGTTCCGAAAGATTCAGGCGAGCGGAACGGGCGTGAGCGGTGCGTGGCCGGACAGCACGGCCAGCACGTTGCGGGCGGCCAGATCGGCCATTGCCGTCCTGGTCTCCACCGTCGCGCTGCCGATATGCGGGGCGAGCACCACATTCTCGAGCGCGAGCAACGCCGGATGGACAACCGGCTCGCATTCGTAGACGTCGAGCGCCGCGCCTCCGATCACGCCGCTGCGCAGGGCCCAGACAAGCGCGTCCTCGTCGACCACCGGCCCGCGTGACGTGTTGATCAGGCGGGCGCCCCGCTTCATTCTGGCCAGCGTCTGCCGATTGATCAGATGTCTGGTCTCCGGCGTCAGCGGCACGTGGAGGGAGATGACATCCGCGGTCGCCAGCACCTCGTCGAACGTGAGTCTGGTGCAGCCCGCGCCCTCAGACTCCGACCCCGGCGCGTCGGCGTCGAGCGTGGCATAGACCACGCGCATGCCGAAGACCGGTGCTCGAGCGGCCACCGCACGCCCGATGCGTCCGAACCCGACGAGACCGAGTTGCTTGTGCCGCAGGTCCGATCCAAGCAGGAAGTCGAGGGCCCAGCCCTTCCACTCGCCACTCCGGACGAGCCGTTCACCCTCGGAAATGCGGCGCATGACGGCCAGCAGGAGGCCCCAGGTCAGATCCGCTGTCGCTTCGGTCAGCACGTCCGGCGTGTTGGTGACGACAATGCCGCGGTCGCGGGCGGCGGCCCGATCGATATTGTCGAATCCCACGGCGATGTTGGCTACGATCCGCAGGCCTGGGGCCGCGTCGAGCACCTCACCGTCAATGCGATCGGTCAGCAGGCACATCAGCGCCTGTTTGCCCGCCAGCCGCGCCTTGAGCTCCTCCTTCGGAATCGTGTTCGCGCCGACGTAGAGATCAACGTCGCAGACTGACGCGAGACCAGACAGAACCGGGTCGGGAATCACGCGGGTGATGAGCACGGCCGGCCGGGACATGTCAGCCACGCGACACGAACGCCTGCCGGCACTTGTCGGAGCAGAAGTACACCGTGCCCGACTTGCCGCGAACAGCCAGAGCGGAACTCGGCACCACGAACGTGCCGCAGACCGGATCGCGCGCCATCACCTGCCCCTTATCCGTCTTCCGGGCGGGCGACTTGGGCCCGATTCCCTCTCTGAGTCCACGGACAAAGCTCCGCAGCGCTCGTCCGACGAGAAGCGCGAGCAGCCCAAGTACGAGGAATCTGATCAAGAGGCGTCCCAGCATCGCGATCGGCGTGAACCGTGCTCCTTATTTCTTCAAGATGCCGGACGGCGACGCGCCCGCGGCGACCGGAGCGCTGCCGGCGGGCGGCATCGCTCCATCCGGGTGGGCCGCCTTCAGATTGTCCAGGGCCCGCTGGGCCGACGAGGCTTCCTCGCTGCCGGGTGCGAGCTTGATGACTTCGTTCCAGGCCTCCGTCGCGCCGGCCAGGTCTTGCTTGCCGAACGCCTTGACGACACCCAGATTCAGCCACGTCTTGGTGTGCTTCGGGTCAATGGCCAGGGACGCCGACATCTGCGTGATCGCGCGATCGGCTTGATCGGTGTAGTAGTAGCAGATCGCCAGGTCCGTGCTGACGTTGACGTCCTTCGGGACGAGCGCCAGCGCCTCCTCGTACCACCTCGTCGCTTCCTGGTAGCGTCCGGCGTCGAAGTACATGTCGCCAAGGTGAACGCGCGACGGCACATTCCTGGGATCGCGCTCGGCAATGTTCCTGAGCGGCGCAGC
It encodes:
- a CDS encoding endonuclease III, producing the protein MPKPHFRDIEWIMRGLARAITGLELPIVEKIAEEQQDDAFQVLIATLLSARTQDATTAAASARLFRKAPTPRRMAALSVPEIAKLIYPVSFYRTKARHVSETCRILLERFNGAVPGTMDELLVLRGVGRKTANLVLILGFKSLRNICVDTHVHRISNRLGWVRTMTPEQTEQALYDRLPARWWPYINLYLVTWGQNVCRPTHPRCLECAISDHCPRVGVTTIGKSRGVRR
- a CDS encoding DUF72 domain-containing protein, with protein sequence MGDIRIGTSGWNYPTGPGTWNGIFYPAKQRGRAFDDLAYYAEHFETVEVNSSFYRLPDPAITRQWGARTPAGFDFSLKLYQKFTHPAMYQRATSPDLPGDGQATAIPAVTRVDVEAFLKAIDPLANAGKLGSLLAQFPPSFRDTDDAREYLVWLMESFQHYPLAIELRHRSWSDHEPRIISLLNEHGAAWVQIDEPKFRFSIRQKHLPNLRRLYYMRLHGRNAEQWWTHDHPDDRYNYLYSAGELDGFADTVAAVSRLVQKIYVYLNNHFAGKAVANAAMLRHRLGQPVTGEYSRDMLTRYPFLDAVVPHKGTGGLFDEAGPGEVMAEGETAEDAESREG
- a CDS encoding tetratricopeptide repeat protein, with product MKTESIVFAVAGALFGLIVGWVIGTQQIPMRIVAGGAAAAPAAQTAQTAATPATRPALDESQAAPLRNIAERDPRNVPSRVHLGDMYFDAGRYQEATRWYEEALALVPKDVNVSTDLAICYYYTDQADRAITQMSASLAIDPKHTKTWLNLGVVKAFGKQDLAGATEAWNEVIKLAPGSEEASSAQRALDNLKAAHPDGAMPPAGSAPVAAGASPSGILKK
- the queC gene encoding 7-cyano-7-deazaguanine synthase QueC, whose amino-acid sequence is MDRRKAVILLSGGLDSSTAAAIASADGFELYALTVLYGQKHGVEIEAARRVALAVGVVRHIDLALDLAAFGGSALIGEGPVPKDRDLGDIGIPSTYVPARNTVFLSLALAWAESIGASDIFIGVNALDYSGYPDCRPEFIEAFERMANLATRAGVGGARFTVHTPLLSMSKGDIIRRGLALGVNYGLTHSCYDPGPGGRPCGHCDSCVLRARGFAECGVPDPLLTRNWDQISIRGRRPE
- a CDS encoding peptidylprolyl isomerase; its protein translation is MRRLSGACVLMVAVGMWIVMTGVGAAQAPAGGPVVVIETSKGTITIETYPSEAPKTVENFLKLVKANFYNRQHFHRADPGLVIQVGDPDSKDLKNRSTWGRTGNRQPIGVAEISKKLKHRRGTVGMAHSGDAAKADSQFYIAIGKKKIPDGKYAIFGQVTSGMEVVDKIEVGDTIKRMYVK
- a CDS encoding D-glycerate dehydrogenase, yielding MSRPAVLITRVIPDPVLSGLASVCDVDLYVGANTIPKEELKARLAGKQALMCLLTDRIDGEVLDAAPGLRIVANIAVGFDNIDRAAARDRGIVVTNTPDVLTEATADLTWGLLLAVMRRISEGERLVRSGEWKGWALDFLLGSDLRHKQLGLVGFGRIGRAVAARAPVFGMRVVYATLDADAPGSESEGAGCTRLTFDEVLATADVISLHVPLTPETRHLINRQTLARMKRGARLINTSRGPVVDEDALVWALRSGVIGGAALDVYECEPVVHPALLALENVVLAPHIGSATVETRTAMADLAARNVLAVLSGHAPLTPVPLA
- a CDS encoding helix-hairpin-helix domain-containing protein yields the protein MKDELQLLPGVGPSIAGDLRALGVRSVRDLGRRDPERLYRSLCEHTGERQDPCVLYTFRCAVYAARTKGPDPALLKWWAWKDKRLSGARRATSQSSSRPPAGSGR
- a CDS encoding radical SAM protein; this translates as MLTINEIFYSIQGESSWAGRPCVFVRLTACDLRCAWCDTAYAFTEGLQMSIDAVLAAVESYGCPLVELTGGEPLLQEEVYPLMAALVKSGKTVLLETGGSLSAERVPVGVIKILDVKCPASGESGRNHWPNLDRLSPSDEVKFVIQDRQDYEFARTVIGQYQLDHRCAAVLLSPVHGALAPKRLAEWMLEDRLVGRLHLQVHKYIWEPGTRGV